Part of the Eleginops maclovinus isolate JMC-PN-2008 ecotype Puerto Natales chromosome 3, JC_Emac_rtc_rv5, whole genome shotgun sequence genome is shown below.
CTTTGCACACACAACTGAGCACAGACAAACCTGTGGATCACCCCAAAACCACCTGTCTTTCTGAAGCCATTGCTCTGGATGAAGCTAAACCCCTTGAACTGCAGTCAGATGATGAACAAGAATCTAGCAGTGGAATAGATCAAACTAAAACTTTGCACATGCAAGTCAGTAAAGACAAACCAGACGATTGCCAGAAACCATTTAATCCTTCAGATTATTGCCAACCGGAGTCTTCCAGCAATCTGTACATGAGTGGGAGTGAGATTGAGATGATGGACATCTCTGGTTCGACGAACCCTCTAGAACCACCTAGAGAAAGCTCTAATCTTTCCTCTACTCCTGTTGTCCTTTATGGTCCAGCTGATGCTGTAGCTGAGTTCCCCATCCCtatttcttctgctgcttctgctcAGGGGCCAAGAGATCTTAACAGTTCAGTTCTTCTGGAATTGGCTAGGGGAAATCCCCAGATTAAAGATGATGATTTGCAAGAGAGCAATGATTTTTCAGGGGAGGAACCCACAGACGAACCAGAAAGAGACTCTTTCAAATTGCTCATCAAGCCTCGTCATTGTCAGCCAGAAAGCCAGAGGGCTGTAGGTGCAAGCAGATGTGTATTGTCAAAGTCTTTCTCCAATAAATCAGATGTAAGGGCAGAGGCATTGTGTAGGACCGTTATTCACAGGGAGTCTGACACTGAGCTTGACCAGAGGAATGGAAATGCCTCTGCTGAGTCTAAGAGTGTGGAGTGTAGAAGCATTGATTCTGCCACCAATGACTTGAATAAAggtgttcttcttctctcctgccCCAAAGACCCTAGTCCCAATCCCAGTAATATTCCTATTTCTGCCTGTCCAGAGGTCATCTCAGAACTTGCTGACAATCTGACACTGACCCCAAGTGACTCTGCCCAGGAGAACCTGACAGAAAACACCCTGAGTACTGATGAGGGGGTGCTGGGAGCTGTTGGAACCCCACACTCCCCCCTTGCCATTTCACCCAAAAGGGAAAACTCAGAAACAGACAGCCGGGGTGGGAGCAGGGAATTGCATCCTGGAGCTGGGGCGTGGTGTGATGAAAGGATGGGGCTGGGGTTCAGTCTAGGGTTAGGATCAGGGGCAGAGTTTAGTCTATGGGGAGCAGgagagtctctctctctgtctctgggtAAAAGGTATGAGTTAGAGGCAGAGGGTCTGCTAACATGTGATCCAGAGGGCCAAAATACACAGACAGCCGTTGTCCCAAACATTATCAGTGGAGTCTGTGAAAATTATGACAATGTTCTGGATTCTGTTCTGGATGAGGAAGACAACAATAGCCTGTATGGAAAGAGGGACCAAATGGCGGATGAAGAATTGGTAGGAGAGGGAGCCTCAGAGTCCAATTTGGCTTGCTGGAAATCCATTGAGGAGATCTCAGAAGCAGGCGGAGGGGAGGATGGAAGCTCCAGATTCCCAGAGGATGATGTCAGTAATCTAAATCCAGACAATGATGGAgataacacactcacacagagacaaGACACTTGGAGGAAttctaacaacaacaatgattCTGCATTTGACTCTTTGGAAGTAGCCATGTGTGGAAGTCTGAATGCTCTATCGGAGGAAGTGAGACCTCAGAGTGTGAGTGTCAGTGTGAGAGACTCTGTGTCCAACATTCCTCTTGAGGAGATGCCTCCTCAGATGTCTGACACAAATCCAGATAAAGGGGAACAAAAAGACAGCTCCATAAACGAAGCATCAGAAACAAGACAGAAACAGTTTCCAAAGGAAGGTGCCTGTAGCATCTCAGTTTCATCAGTAGAAACTCAAGAGGCTGTAACAAATCAGCATCTCAGTCTACCAGATAAATCCACGTCAAGAAGTGTCACTAGTCCAGAGTGTCCGACAATCAATCAGGAGATTGATACAGCATTTTCTTTGCCACATGGATCCTTTGGTACCTTCACTCCTAAATGTAAATCCAATGATCCCAGACCACGTAGAGCTTgtcaagaaaagaaagaaaatataggTTCTCAGCTAGGACCACAGATGGTGAAGCCTCAGACTGAAGGCCAAAGAAAAAGGGATGTCAGTCCTGTGACAGACAGACTTGTTGATGAACCAAAGACTAAAGATGCCTTTACGGGACAGCAATGTATTGTTAGTAACTCAGGggaagaggacgaggaagaaaaaacaaaggagaaaGCAAAAAAGAGAGGTGAGGAGAAttacaaaaagaacaaaaaggaaagaaaaacatttcctgcACAGAATTGCCCAGAGCACTTTTTGTGCCACACCCCTCATGGGGAACTTTGCACAGATAAACCAATCACTACtaagaaagggaggagagggaagcagaacaaaaacaaggtaTCCATGCCAAGCAGTTATGCTGACTCTAGCACAGAGTCTGTCGATGATCCAAAGAAAACGTATGTTCAATTAAATGCCACAGCAGATGGATGGTTAAAGGGGGAGACCGACAtttcaaaaactaaaaagggCCGAAAGGCAAACAGCAAAGCTTCACCGCCCGACTGTCAACAAAGGACAACTGGGAAAGAGAAAGCTACATTTGGTTCACAGATGCAGAGGGATAACAGTCCCAGTCCTGATATCAGAAGTCCTAGCGATGGACACTGCAATTCTACCACACATACCCCAGACAACCTCAATGTTGTGTTGGCAATGAACCAAGAATTACAgctggaacaggaagtgcttgaTAACAGACCACTATCTGATCGTCAGAGAGGACTCACAGTGGATATTAATGACAACAACATAGATTCTGGCCATAGCCAACCTGCTCATGACACCTTATCATACTCTCTGACTCCACTGTCTTCCTCCCCatctcctgtttcctcttcttcccctctaCCATGTGCCTCAGCAGAGCCAGAAGATGATCTTCCGACACCTGTTCAGGAATCCCAACCTGTCCTATCAGCCCTGCATCAGCCTTCACTGTCAATATGTCACACCACACCTACACTTTGCTGTACTTCAACCAAAACACAACAAGCCCCTGATCCCCAATTTCtccccaacaacaacaacaacctcaaAGAGGCCACTGTTGTCTTTTCTGCATCGACTGCATCGACTACATCTACCACAAGTGTCTCTCCACCCTCATTCTCCACTGCTATGCTGTCAAGCCTGTCCCAGCCTACCCAGGAGTCATTTTCACCTGCTCCTGGGACTCTAGATTCAGCATGCGTGGCAGATTCAATTTCTCGTCCCCAGTCCCAGAATAATCTCAACATCCAGCCTCACAAGCAAACCAAGCAAGGTTGCCCATGGAGCACACAAGACAGATTCAGAGGTGAGTATAGAAAATTAAGGCTTGTTTGAGGGTAGTAAGGTGCACTAAACACCTTTATCATTTTTGTAACAGTCAGTTCTGGAAACAGTAAAAAGgatgaactttgggatttttataaataaaataaatctgaaatcCTTTATTCGTTCCACAGCaggcagataaaaggcaaacGCGTAGacttacatattaaataaaaagggaagCACACATTAATaagaatataattaaaaaataacaaattcatAAGCAAAGTTTTTGATACAAATCTGATCAAGTATTATTTTGATCTGTAAGGTCCCAGCTTGGCTGAGGGGGAGACAGACAGTGAGGATGATTGTGGACTGCCTCGACGTAGTCACAGATCCCAGGCCCGTGGAGTGGCAGGAAACAGAAATGAGGCCATGTGGAGAGAGTCTGGTCCATCCAATCAGAGGGAAATACAGGCTTTCTCTTCCCACCAGATGTCCGACAGACAGCCAGGCTGTCCAATCAACCACAGCCACAAGATTGCAGAAGAGTTCGACCTATCCTTCAAAAACAATTGTGAGTTTCTTCTGACCTCCTAAGGGGAACTAAGGTTCAACACTAAGAAATCCCCTTAAACACTTCACTATTTCTTCTGTCACTTTATATCTCTCTTATATATTTCTACTCTAGGTGAACCACAGCTACTGTTCTATGTGACATCTTAAAGGTGTTTCAATATAATGTGGTTAAGTTGTACAGAATAGCTGTAATTTAGCTTTTACGATGGATGATAGCACAAGGACGTAATCTTCTGCATCATATAgttcactgaaataaaatgaccTACTATAAAGATATGATATAATGTATTTGCCATGGGGTAATTACATTTCCTGATGTCGATTAGTTGAGTTTATACATTTCTGTAATGAACACTCTTCATCAGCAAAGCATTAATGAGATAGAGTCACTAATGCCTTCATTATTTCTACAATGATGTGGCATAAAGATGCAATAAACTTTACTTAaatgtaaaattattttaaataaattattctcTGCAGGTTCTATATTGGCTTCCTGTAATGAGTCTGAGAGTGAGGGGTCAGTGCCTGAGCTGGAGGAGCCAGAGCCGCTGAGACCATCAGAGCCCCAGGTGAGACAGTTCATGCTGAAACCATCTTATCTTTTCCTGAACGGATTACGCCatatcctttattttttaaaccctATTTCTCATGGGTATGGCATGCAAAGGAGATGATATGAGTGTAACTGATCATAAAAAAGGCTGGTATTTTATACCATATTAAATTGGGATTGCATTTAACTTATGTTGAGaaatatcatttgttttttcaagaAGTCGACATAATGATTTTATAATCAGGAGGAAACTGTTGCTTT
Proteins encoded:
- the nacad gene encoding uncharacterized protein nacad; this translates as MPGESSYRSVPTDKHPEQGAEETGLPGPDMTRHPSTDSTPSDSGSSPSDSGSSPSPSTPQKLLPSCTSPFGPRLFQATPSSSATPRPQPEGSDRRNTPRLSGKLGGHGPCGRHVPVKMERIKVLTGSEVESDYPEPQTMDARVVMGQETLLKTTEIQKRKPLVEPTGQAIPLPAIPSFSENQAQAKETQMETSKEENLVQIPQKQQDQQKDPVQPPNSLPTPFQNPLFPSPSQPEPIKTEDNLKDNPEEGQTLSQDEVPSLSFSELSCPVALSFSEPAYAVDPLRVGVPSSLDPDLYYTAPSTPIKMSSRSLHLKHHSYPGSPACPLSPGSPSDSEDLCSPLTSPSGSYITAEGGSWTSSYTSSTSPSTSPNLLLIEEAQEAPACFVGSLSEIGDEVGEEKGRVGPERVEERPADFCLYRPDGFVMNSRIGITGTVIPEEEESIKGEEIKISRESCRPCWVTDDASPIRSSSSHSSDSQEDGGESESSLCPLTEAGAGRTEYSRPMQTDLKLQLETCISEEHYGGMDDDPELPSTAFTPDTESMTMASSSLSPDSPVSPLDAFCPGVFGRFGPGSFMLSQEACADGIPDDEMMIPASLISFPLHTSLIFKADSMEITLFPTEDENDLGESNDRNEEKDVNAYAAGEEEADVEDDDDDDDDDEDDDDDYDYDYDDGDCIINAAAGAVDENNEHDDIEEHEEAGEEAQVEVKVVEGTEEGEQEDGDKKCDCKAVEAPIDEDSSASFLHSLSETSINEGLDESFCFQDDTDDSLDSASYNGEEDERLYSTERHAQSLEPTATDTLDLSEVPTEPEQGSITGAGPPEPLHTQLSTDKPVDHPKTTCLSEAIALDEAKPLELQSDDEQESSSGIDQTKTLHMQVSKDKPDDCQKPFNPSDYCQPESSSNLYMSGSEIEMMDISGSTNPLEPPRESSNLSSTPVVLYGPADAVAEFPIPISSAASAQGPRDLNSSVLLELARGNPQIKDDDLQESNDFSGEEPTDEPERDSFKLLIKPRHCQPESQRAVGASRCVLSKSFSNKSDVRAEALCRTVIHRESDTELDQRNGNASAESKSVECRSIDSATNDLNKGVLLLSCPKDPSPNPSNIPISACPEVISELADNLTLTPSDSAQENLTENTLSTDEGVLGAVGTPHSPLAISPKRENSETDSRGGSRELHPGAGAWCDERMGLGFSLGLGSGAEFSLWGAGESLSLSLGKRYELEAEGLLTCDPEGQNTQTAVVPNIISGVCENYDNVLDSVLDEEDNNSLYGKRDQMADEELVGEGASESNLACWKSIEEISEAGGGEDGSSRFPEDDVSNLNPDNDGDNTLTQRQDTWRNSNNNNDSAFDSLEVAMCGSLNALSEEVRPQSVSVSVRDSVSNIPLEEMPPQMSDTNPDKGEQKDSSINEASETRQKQFPKEGACSISVSSVETQEAVTNQHLSLPDKSTSRSVTSPECPTINQEIDTAFSLPHGSFGTFTPKCKSNDPRPRRACQEKKENIGSQLGPQMVKPQTEGQRKRDVSPVTDRLVDEPKTKDAFTGQQCIVSNSGEEDEEEKTKEKAKKRGEENYKKNKKERKTFPAQNCPEHFLCHTPHGELCTDKPITTKKGRRGKQNKNKVSMPSSYADSSTESVDDPKKTYVQLNATADGWLKGETDISKTKKGRKANSKASPPDCQQRTTGKEKATFGSQMQRDNSPSPDIRSPSDGHCNSTTHTPDNLNVVLAMNQELQLEQEVLDNRPLSDRQRGLTVDINDNNIDSGHSQPAHDTLSYSLTPLSSSPSPVSSSSPLPCASAEPEDDLPTPVQESQPVLSALHQPSLSICHTTPTLCCTSTKTQQAPDPQFLPNNNNNLKEATVVFSASTASTTSTTSVSPPSFSTAMLSSLSQPTQESFSPAPGTLDSACVADSISRPQSQNNLNIQPHKQTKQGCPWSTQDRFRGPSLAEGETDSEDDCGLPRRSHRSQARGVAGNRNEAMWRESGPSNQREIQAFSSHQMSDRQPGCPINHSHKIAEEFDLSFKNNCSILASCNESESEGSVPELEEPEPLRPSEPQSISYADEGLNRPKQSRSEKKARKAMSKLGLKPVHGVTRITIRKSKSILFVITRPDVFKSPASDIYIVFGEAKIEDLSQQAHKAAAEKFKVPVTSSPLAPPVPPSLTIKEESEEEEEEVDEGGLEQRDIELVMAQANVSRAKAVRALKHNKNDIVNAIMELTM